Proteins encoded together in one Streptomyces umbrinus window:
- a CDS encoding zinc-binding dehydrogenase — translation MFAAYAARIDRDQPLNGLELGERPAPAARDGWTTVNVKAASLNHHDLWSLRGVGLAEDKLPMILGCDAAGVDEDGNEVVLHSVIGQTGHGVGPKEPRSILTERYQGTFAEQVSVPSWNVLPKPEELSFEEAACLPTAWLTAYRMLFTNAGVRPGDSVLVQGAGGGVATAAIALGKAAGLRVFATSRDEAKRKRALELGAVDAVESGARLPQRVDAVIETVGAATWSHSVKSLKPGGTLVISGATSGDRPSHAELTRIFFLELKVVGSTMGTKDELEDLLSFCAATGVRPVIDEVLPLDRAREGFERMESGELFGKVVLTTP, via the coding sequence ATGTTCGCTGCCTACGCTGCTCGTATTGACCGGGACCAGCCGTTGAACGGCCTCGAGTTGGGGGAGCGGCCCGCTCCCGCGGCCCGGGACGGCTGGACGACCGTGAACGTCAAGGCCGCCTCCCTGAACCACCACGACCTCTGGTCGCTGCGCGGCGTGGGGCTCGCCGAGGACAAGCTGCCGATGATCCTCGGATGCGATGCCGCCGGCGTCGACGAGGACGGCAACGAGGTCGTACTGCACTCCGTCATCGGGCAGACGGGACACGGCGTCGGCCCCAAGGAGCCGCGCTCCATCCTCACCGAGCGGTACCAGGGCACCTTTGCCGAGCAGGTTTCCGTGCCCTCGTGGAACGTCCTGCCCAAGCCCGAGGAGCTCTCCTTCGAAGAGGCGGCCTGTCTGCCCACCGCGTGGCTGACGGCGTACCGCATGCTCTTCACCAACGCCGGTGTACGCCCCGGTGACTCCGTTCTCGTGCAGGGCGCCGGAGGCGGTGTCGCCACCGCCGCGATCGCGCTCGGGAAGGCGGCGGGGCTGCGGGTCTTCGCGACCAGCCGCGACGAGGCCAAGCGCAAGCGGGCCCTCGAACTGGGCGCCGTGGACGCCGTGGAGTCCGGCGCGCGGCTGCCGCAGCGCGTGGACGCCGTCATCGAGACCGTCGGCGCCGCCACCTGGTCCCACTCGGTCAAGTCCCTCAAGCCGGGCGGCACGCTGGTCATCTCGGGTGCCACCAGCGGCGACCGCCCCTCGCACGCCGAACTGACCCGGATCTTCTTCCTCGAACTCAAGGTCGTCGGCTCCACGATGGGCACGAAGGACGAGCTGGAGGACCTGCTCTCCTTCTGCGCCGCCACCGGTGTCCGTCCCGTCATCGACGAGGTCCTTCCGCTGGACCGGGCCCGCGAGGGCTTCGAGCGGATGGAGTCCGGTGAACTCTTCGGCAAGGTCGTTCTGACCACTCCCTGA
- a CDS encoding NAD(P)-dependent malic enzyme yields MAAEIVNPRSDSSTDQEGGAEPLDSFDPAFALHRGGKMAVQATVPVRDKDDLSLAYTPGVAKVCTAIAEKPELVHDYTWKSSVVAVVTDGTAVLGLGDIGPEASLPVMEGKAILFKQFGGVDAVPIALACTGVDEIVETVVRLAPSFGGVNLEDISAPRCFEIERQLQERLDIPVFHDDQHGTAVVTLAALRNAARLTGRSLGQLRAVISGAGAAGVAIAKFLLEAGLGDVAVADRKGIVSTDRDDLTPVKRELAAMTNKAGLSGSLESALAGADVFIGVSGGTVPEPAVASMAEGAFVFAMANPTPEVHPDVAHKYAAVVATGRSDYPNQINNVLAFPGIFAGALQVRASRITEGMKIAAAEALASVVGDDLAADYVIPSPFDERVAPAVTAAVAAAARAEGVARR; encoded by the coding sequence GTGGCAGCGGAGATCGTCAATCCTCGCAGCGACAGCAGTACGGATCAGGAAGGCGGGGCCGAGCCCCTCGATTCCTTCGATCCGGCATTCGCGCTGCACCGCGGCGGCAAGATGGCCGTGCAGGCCACGGTGCCCGTCCGTGACAAGGACGACCTGTCCCTGGCGTACACGCCCGGCGTCGCGAAGGTCTGCACGGCCATCGCGGAGAAGCCGGAACTCGTCCACGACTACACGTGGAAGTCGTCCGTGGTCGCCGTCGTGACCGACGGCACCGCCGTGCTTGGGCTCGGTGACATCGGGCCCGAGGCCTCCCTCCCCGTGATGGAGGGCAAGGCGATCCTGTTCAAGCAGTTCGGCGGGGTCGACGCCGTGCCGATCGCGCTCGCCTGCACCGGCGTCGACGAGATCGTCGAGACCGTGGTGCGGCTCGCGCCGTCCTTCGGCGGCGTGAACCTGGAGGACATCTCGGCGCCCCGGTGCTTCGAGATCGAGCGGCAGCTGCAGGAGCGGCTCGACATTCCCGTCTTCCACGACGACCAGCACGGCACGGCCGTCGTCACGCTGGCGGCCCTGCGGAACGCCGCGCGGCTGACCGGGCGGAGCCTCGGGCAGCTCCGGGCCGTCATCTCGGGCGCGGGTGCGGCCGGGGTCGCCATCGCCAAGTTCCTGCTTGAGGCGGGGCTCGGGGATGTCGCGGTCGCCGACCGCAAGGGCATCGTGTCGACGGACCGGGACGACCTGACGCCGGTCAAGCGGGAACTGGCCGCCATGACCAACAAGGCGGGGCTGTCGGGCTCGCTGGAGTCCGCGCTCGCCGGGGCCGACGTCTTCATCGGCGTTTCCGGCGGTACGGTGCCGGAGCCGGCCGTGGCCTCCATGGCCGAGGGTGCGTTCGTCTTCGCCATGGCGAACCCGACTCCCGAGGTGCATCCCGATGTCGCCCACAAGTACGCGGCGGTCGTCGCCACCGGGCGGTCGGACTATCCGAACCAGATCAACAACGTGCTGGCGTTCCCCGGGATCTTCGCGGGGGCGCTTCAGGTGCGGGCCTCTCGGATCACCGAGGGGATGAAGATCGCCGCTGCGGAGGCGTTGGCTTCTGTCGTCGGGGACGACCTTGCCGCGGACTATGTGATTCCGTCGCCGTTCGACGAGCGGGTTGCTCCCGCGGTCACGGCCGCGGTGGCCGCGGCTGCCCGGGCTGAGGGTGTGGCTCGGCGGTAG
- a CDS encoding ABC transporter substrate-binding protein, with protein sequence MTASSTRRTTAAQSRIAAVGAIAVAGALLLTGCGDQTKDKDSGSSETADSSAAPLADQLPAAIRDKGVIKVGSDIAYAPVEFKDDSGKTVGIDPDLADAMGKQLGVKFEFENGTFDTLLTGLRSKRYDIAMSAMTDTKDRQEGIDADTGKKVGEGVDFLDYFTAGVSIYTKQGDDQGIKTWDDLCGKKIVVQRNTVSNDLAKAQAEKCPAGKKLSIEAFDNDQQAQTRLRAGGADAGSSDFPVAAYAAKTSGGGKDFEVVGEQVEAAPYGIAIAKSNTELRDALKAALDAIIKNGEYDKIIAKWGVEAGAVKEATLNGGK encoded by the coding sequence ATGACCGCAAGCTCCACCCGTCGTACGACCGCCGCGCAGTCCCGGATAGCCGCGGTCGGTGCGATCGCGGTCGCAGGCGCCCTGCTGCTGACCGGCTGCGGTGACCAGACCAAGGACAAGGACAGCGGCAGCTCGGAGACCGCTGACTCCAGCGCCGCCCCGCTCGCCGACCAGCTGCCCGCGGCCATCCGCGACAAGGGCGTCATCAAGGTCGGCTCGGACATCGCGTACGCACCCGTCGAGTTCAAGGACGACTCCGGCAAGACCGTGGGCATCGACCCCGACCTCGCCGACGCCATGGGCAAGCAGCTCGGCGTGAAGTTCGAGTTCGAGAACGGCACGTTCGACACCCTGCTCACCGGCCTGCGCTCCAAGCGGTACGACATCGCGATGTCGGCGATGACGGACACCAAGGACCGCCAGGAGGGCATCGACGCCGACACCGGCAAGAAGGTCGGCGAGGGCGTCGACTTCCTCGACTACTTCACCGCGGGCGTCTCGATCTACACCAAGCAGGGTGACGACCAGGGCATCAAGACCTGGGACGACCTCTGCGGCAAGAAGATCGTGGTGCAGCGCAACACCGTCTCGAACGACCTTGCCAAGGCCCAGGCCGAGAAGTGCCCGGCCGGCAAGAAGCTCTCCATCGAGGCCTTCGACAACGACCAGCAGGCCCAGACCCGGCTGCGCGCCGGCGGCGCCGACGCCGGTTCCTCGGACTTCCCCGTCGCGGCGTACGCGGCGAAGACCTCCGGTGGCGGCAAGGACTTCGAGGTCGTCGGCGAGCAGGTCGAGGCCGCTCCGTACGGCATCGCGATCGCCAAGTCGAACACCGAGCTGCGGGACGCCCTGAAGGCCGCGCTCGACGCGATCATCAAGAACGGCGAGTACGACAAGATCATCGCGAAGTGGGGCGTCGAGGCCGGCGCCGTCAAGGAAGCCACCCTCAACGGCGGCAAGTGA
- a CDS encoding amino acid ABC transporter permease: MTVDIDKTAGPQDTPPGGPEAIKAIPVRHYGRYVSAVIAIAIFVSIIYAFAQGKINWGAVPDYFLDDRILKGVGQTMLLTVLSMVIGIAGGILLAVMRLSRNPVTSSIAWFYIWFFRGTPVLVQLVVWFNLGLVFEYINLGPIYKDYWSSFMTPLLTALLGLGLNEAAYMAEICRAGLLSVDEGQTEASHALGMSHSKTLRRIVIPQAMRVIVPPTGNEVINMLKTTSLVSVVQFAELFRYAQDIGQSSGAPVEMYFLAAAWYLVLTSVLSVGQYYIERYYARGSSRSLPATPFQKIKANMLSLSNRSGGGANS; this comes from the coding sequence GTGACTGTTGACATCGACAAGACGGCCGGCCCCCAGGACACCCCCCCGGGCGGACCGGAGGCCATCAAGGCCATTCCGGTCCGTCACTACGGGCGGTACGTCTCGGCCGTCATCGCGATCGCGATCTTCGTCTCGATCATCTACGCGTTCGCCCAGGGCAAGATCAACTGGGGCGCCGTACCGGACTACTTCCTCGACGACCGGATCCTCAAGGGCGTCGGCCAGACGATGCTCCTCACCGTCCTCTCGATGGTGATCGGCATCGCGGGCGGCATCCTCCTCGCGGTGATGCGCCTGTCGAGGAACCCGGTGACCTCGTCGATCGCGTGGTTCTACATCTGGTTCTTCCGCGGCACCCCGGTCCTGGTGCAGCTCGTCGTCTGGTTCAACCTGGGCCTGGTCTTCGAGTACATCAACCTCGGTCCGATCTACAAGGACTACTGGTCGAGCTTCATGACGCCGCTGCTGACGGCGCTCCTGGGACTCGGTCTGAACGAGGCCGCGTACATGGCGGAGATCTGCCGCGCGGGTCTCCTGTCGGTCGACGAGGGCCAGACCGAGGCCTCGCACGCCCTGGGCATGAGCCACAGCAAGACCCTGCGGCGGATCGTGATCCCGCAGGCGATGCGCGTGATCGTGCCCCCCACGGGCAACGAGGTCATCAACATGCTGAAGACGACCTCACTGGTGTCGGTGGTCCAGTTCGCCGAACTGTTCCGGTACGCCCAGGACATCGGCCAGTCCTCGGGCGCACCGGTGGAGATGTACTTCCTGGCCGCCGCCTGGTACCTGGTCCTGACCTCGGTGCTCAGCGTCGGGCAGTACTACATCGAGCGGTACTACGCCCGCGGTTCGAGCCGTTCGCTGCCGGCCACACCGTTCCAGAAGATCAAGGCGAACATGCTGTCACTGTCCAACCGCTCGGGGGGAGGGGCCAACTCATGA
- a CDS encoding amino acid ABC transporter ATP-binding protein, translating to MVKAEGVHKSFGPVEVLKGIDLEVKPSEVFCLIGPSGSGKSTFLRCINHLEKVNAGRLYVDGELVGYRQRGDKLYELKDSEVARKRRDIGMVFQRFNLFPHMTATENVMEAPIQVKGVSKAQARERAAQLLDRVGLADKAGNYPSQLSGGQQQRVAIARALAMDPKLMLFDEPTSALDPELVGDVLDVMRDLAESGMTMIVVTHEMGFAREVGDSLVFMDEGVVVESGNPRDVLTNPQHERTQSFLSKVL from the coding sequence ATGGTGAAGGCCGAAGGCGTCCACAAGTCGTTCGGTCCGGTCGAGGTCCTCAAGGGCATCGACCTCGAAGTCAAGCCCAGCGAGGTCTTCTGCCTCATCGGCCCCTCCGGCTCCGGCAAGTCGACGTTCCTGCGGTGCATCAACCACCTGGAGAAGGTCAACGCCGGGCGCCTGTACGTGGACGGGGAGCTGGTCGGCTACCGCCAGCGGGGCGACAAGCTGTACGAGCTCAAGGACAGCGAGGTCGCGCGCAAGCGGCGGGACATCGGCATGGTGTTCCAGCGCTTCAACCTGTTCCCGCACATGACGGCGACGGAGAACGTCATGGAGGCGCCGATCCAGGTCAAGGGCGTCAGCAAGGCGCAGGCGCGGGAGCGTGCGGCGCAGCTCCTCGATCGGGTCGGTCTCGCCGACAAGGCGGGCAACTACCCCTCGCAGCTCTCCGGTGGCCAGCAGCAGCGGGTCGCCATCGCCCGGGCCCTCGCCATGGACCCGAAGCTGATGCTGTTCGACGAGCCGACCTCGGCCCTCGACCCGGAGCTCGTCGGCGACGTCCTCGACGTGATGCGCGACCTCGCCGAGTCCGGTATGACGATGATCGTCGTCACCCACGAGATGGGCTTCGCCCGGGAGGTCGGCGACTCGCTGGTCTTCATGGACGAGGGTGTGGTGGTCGAGTCCGGCAACCCGCGGGACGTACTGACTAATCCGCAGCACGAGCGGACGCAGTCGTTCCTGTCGAAGGTGCTTTAG
- a CDS encoding class I SAM-dependent methyltransferase, with translation MTTDIGADWAAWQESWDRQQEWYMPDREERFRVMLDMVEALVGPEPRVLDLACGTGSITARLFERFPKAVSTGVDLDPALLTIAEGTFRGDDRVTFVTADLKDPDWPARLPYDSYDAVLTATALHWLHREPLAVLYGQVAELVRDGGVFMNADHMIDETTPRINAADRAQRHARMDQAKAAGVLDWADWWQLAGQDPVLAEPTARRFEIYGEHAEGDTPSAEWHARMLRDKGFAEAREVWRSPSDGLVLALK, from the coding sequence ATGACGACCGACATCGGAGCCGACTGGGCTGCCTGGCAGGAGAGCTGGGACCGGCAGCAGGAGTGGTACATGCCGGACCGCGAGGAGCGCTTCCGGGTCATGCTCGACATGGTCGAGGCCCTCGTGGGCCCCGAGCCGCGCGTCCTGGACCTCGCGTGCGGTACGGGAAGTATCACGGCCCGCCTCTTCGAAAGGTTCCCGAAGGCGGTCAGTACCGGCGTCGACCTCGACCCCGCGCTCCTGACCATCGCCGAGGGCACCTTCCGGGGCGACGACCGGGTCACCTTCGTCACGGCCGACCTCAAGGACCCCGACTGGCCGGCGAGGCTGCCGTACGACTCGTACGACGCCGTCCTCACGGCCACCGCTCTCCACTGGCTGCACAGGGAACCCCTCGCGGTCCTCTACGGTCAGGTCGCCGAACTCGTCCGCGACGGTGGTGTGTTCATGAACGCGGATCACATGATCGACGAGACGACTCCGCGGATCAATGCGGCGGACCGGGCCCAGCGGCATGCGCGCATGGACCAGGCCAAGGCCGCCGGTGTTCTCGACTGGGCCGACTGGTGGCAGCTCGCCGGCCAGGATCCCGTCCTCGCCGAGCCCACGGCCCGCCGCTTCGAGATCTACGGTGAGCACGCGGAGGGGGATACGCCGTCCGCGGAGTGGCACGCGCGCATGCTGCGCGACAAGGGCTTCGCGGAGGCCCGCGAGGTGTGGCGCTCCCCATCGGACGGCCTGGTACTGGCTCTCAAGTAG
- a CDS encoding CGNR zinc finger domain-containing protein produces MELAYYSDYAVRLVNSEEPARGKDALTSVEAVRDLFGGNSSAARRATDADVTRFRGVRARLRAVFEAADGGDETLAVDLLNSLLLEFPVSPQISGHDFRDDNGRPLWHMHLADHPSNATAGYAATAAMGLAFHLTEYGVDRLGLCEAAPCRNAYLDTSTNRSRRYCSDRCATRANVAAYRARKRLEADRSESTGLAADSSQRATANGER; encoded by the coding sequence GTGGAACTGGCCTATTACTCGGATTACGCCGTGCGACTCGTCAACAGCGAGGAACCGGCCCGGGGCAAGGACGCGCTCACCTCGGTCGAGGCCGTCCGCGACCTCTTCGGCGGCAACTCCTCGGCGGCCCGCCGCGCCACGGACGCGGACGTGACCCGCTTCCGCGGCGTGCGGGCCAGGCTGCGCGCGGTCTTCGAGGCGGCAGACGGCGGTGACGAGACCCTCGCCGTGGACCTGCTGAACTCGCTGCTGCTGGAGTTCCCGGTGAGCCCGCAGATCTCGGGCCACGACTTCCGGGACGACAACGGCCGCCCGCTGTGGCACATGCACCTTGCGGACCACCCGTCGAACGCGACCGCGGGGTATGCCGCGACCGCCGCGATGGGCCTGGCCTTCCACCTCACCGAGTACGGCGTGGACCGCCTGGGCCTGTGCGAGGCAGCGCCGTGCCGCAACGCCTACCTCGACACCTCGACGAACCGCTCCCGGCGCTACTGCTCGGACCGCTGCGCGACCCGGGCGAACGTCGCCGCCTACCGGGCCCGCAAACGCCTGGAGGCGGACCGGTCGGAGAGCACCGGCCTGGCGGCCG